Proteins encoded by one window of Companilactobacillus ginsenosidimutans:
- the ribF gene encoding riboflavin biosynthesis protein RibF, producing the protein MQTLHVTHPLKNNEIPQQNTVLIMGFFDGVHKGHQQVIKTGVDLAKKNGLKSVLITFDRSPRVVYQHVQNFKYLSTEARKQELIQQLGVDYLYFVEFTEDFATLKPQEFVDEYMIGMHAKFVVAGFDYTYGKRDIANMDTLPKYSKNKFQIVTVPKQTFDEEKIGSSSIKEMIEDNNIDEANELLGYDYQNSGTVVHGLQRGRTLGFPTANLSVGKGELIPSIGVYATRILVNGKWYDSMTSVGYNITFAENTGVTVECNIFDFDEDIYGNEVTLQWVHYLRGEIKFSGADELIDQLKKDRENSKSFLFDK; encoded by the coding sequence ATGCAGACATTACACGTAACACATCCACTTAAAAATAATGAAATTCCACAGCAAAATACAGTTTTGATCATGGGTTTTTTTGATGGTGTACATAAGGGACATCAGCAAGTTATCAAAACTGGGGTTGATTTAGCCAAAAAGAATGGTCTTAAATCTGTCCTGATTACATTTGATAGATCGCCAAGAGTCGTTTACCAACATGTACAAAATTTTAAATATCTATCAACTGAGGCTCGTAAGCAGGAGCTAATACAACAACTTGGTGTTGACTATTTGTACTTCGTTGAATTCACTGAAGATTTTGCGACATTGAAGCCACAAGAATTCGTAGACGAGTACATGATAGGAATGCACGCAAAATTCGTCGTGGCTGGGTTTGATTACACTTATGGTAAAAGAGATATAGCAAATATGGATACTCTTCCAAAGTATTCAAAAAATAAGTTTCAAATTGTAACTGTTCCAAAACAAACTTTTGATGAAGAAAAAATTGGATCAAGCTCCATTAAAGAAATGATTGAAGATAACAATATTGATGAAGCTAATGAACTGCTAGGCTATGATTATCAAAATTCCGGTACAGTTGTCCATGGATTACAGAGAGGAAGAACACTCGGATTTCCGACTGCAAATTTATCTGTGGGGAAGGGTGAACTAATTCCATCCATTGGTGTCTATGCAACCAGAATCTTGGTGAATGGCAAATGGTATGATTCAATGACATCAGTTGGGTACAATATCACCTTTGCTGAGAATACTGGAGTAACCGTCGAATGTAACATTTTTGACTTTGATGAAGATATCTATGGCAACGAAGTTACACTCCAATGGGTTCACTATTTACGAGGCGAAATCAAGTTTAGTGGCGCTGATGAGTTGATTGATCAGCTTAAAAAAGATCGTGAAAATTCAAAATCATTTTTATTTGATAAATAA
- the truB gene encoding tRNA pseudouridine(55) synthase TruB: MNGVVPLNKEIGKTSSDYVYVLRKVLKTKKIGHTGTLDPLVDGVLPICVGQATKLVNRLTNSPKEYEGEITLGRSTTTEDREGETVKTTKLDAPVSIEELNKTFKSMTGEITQIPPMFSAVKVNGKKLYEYARAGIEVERPERTITIYDFYLLGDPEFDEKLGQQKVRFHVRCSKGTYVRTLAVEFGEQLGFPAFMSQLTRTKSAGYELSQTFKLSEIESMVESNSTDFIRSIDDVLSNIPTHSLTKDEWEIGVLHGGFLDLPDADESQDLRVQKDSVTKAIYKFDKVRKTWVPDIMLLKNE, from the coding sequence ATGAATGGTGTAGTTCCTTTAAACAAAGAAATTGGAAAAACTAGTTCCGATTACGTATATGTTCTGCGAAAAGTTTTAAAGACTAAAAAAATCGGTCATACTGGGACCTTGGATCCACTTGTAGACGGAGTTTTGCCGATTTGCGTTGGTCAGGCAACAAAATTAGTAAACCGATTAACTAATTCACCCAAAGAATATGAGGGTGAAATTACTTTAGGCAGATCTACCACTACTGAAGATCGTGAAGGTGAAACCGTAAAAACAACCAAATTGGATGCGCCAGTTTCAATTGAAGAATTGAATAAGACTTTCAAGAGCATGACAGGAGAAATTACGCAAATTCCTCCAATGTTTTCTGCGGTAAAAGTAAATGGTAAAAAATTGTATGAGTATGCACGTGCGGGCATTGAGGTTGAACGGCCTGAACGGACCATTACGATATATGATTTTTATTTGTTAGGTGATCCAGAGTTTGACGAAAAGCTTGGTCAACAGAAAGTCCGTTTTCACGTAAGATGTTCAAAAGGGACATATGTCAGAACTTTAGCCGTTGAATTTGGTGAACAATTAGGTTTCCCAGCTTTTATGTCACAACTAACAAGAACGAAAAGTGCAGGATATGAATTGAGCCAAACTTTTAAATTGTCTGAAATTGAATCAATGGTAGAATCGAATAGTACAGATTTTATTAGAAGTATCGATGACGTTTTATCTAACATTCCAACTCATTCGTTAACAAAAGATGAATGGGAAATCGGTGTTTTGCATGGTGGATTCCTTGATTTGCCTGATGCAGATGAGTCACAAGACCTTCGTGTTCAAAAAGATAGCGTTACTAAAGCAATTTATAAGTTTGACAAAGTTCGTAAAACTTGGGTTCCAGATATTATGTTATTAAAGAATGAGTAA
- the rbfA gene encoding 30S ribosome-binding factor RbfA has protein sequence MKHRIGRVEQEIQKEVNDILLKRVRDPRVQGVTVTGVEMTGDLQQATIYYSILSEKASDVEKTQMVLDKAKGLIRGELGSRLTLYKVPELEFKQDQSIRYGEKIDKLIAKLHQDEQNR, from the coding sequence ATGAAACATCGTATTGGTAGAGTTGAACAAGAAATTCAAAAAGAAGTAAATGATATTTTACTTAAACGTGTTCGTGATCCTAGAGTTCAAGGAGTCACCGTAACTGGTGTTGAAATGACTGGTGACTTACAACAGGCCACTATTTATTACAGCATTCTGTCTGAAAAGGCTAGTGATGTCGAAAAAACTCAAATGGTTCTCGATAAAGCTAAGGGATTAATTCGTGGAGAATTAGGTTCAAGACTTACTTTGTACAAAGTTCCTGAACTTGAGTTTAAACAAGACCAATCAATTCGCTATGGTGAAAAGATTGATAAATTAATTGCTAAGTTACATCAAGACGAACAAAATCGTTAA
- the infB gene encoding translation initiation factor IF-2 has product MAKKRIYTIAKENSVENQAVLDVAAKLGLDVKNHMASVDESTEKKIVASLKGGKPAAKPANANKPAAKPAQAKPQPKAQAKPETKHVSNAKPESKEKTGSADGSHKTKIKITAVRRDPGKNNRGHFEHNNHNNNNQSHNNNNHNGNANNRPTNNARPNSNNSNNRPNNNQNRSNNNGSNNNNSNNNRPNNNRSFQSRDRRNNNVRRDQTTSQAPRPRQSAGNKYLDKYKTNIQDASRVTNRPSTNRRNNNTNGSNNRSNNNRPNNRPNDNRRNNNNNSRPNTNNTAAKATTTAKATPTKKVEVPKAEYKKPAATPNRNFGHKTNLANPFGSRKKKKERKRQQRQRSNEPKKVMPARKERPLPETLVYTVGMNAQDLGKILHREPAEIVKKLFMLGIMINQNQSLDKDTIELLATDYGIESDEKIEEDIADIDQYFEAETKNQENLIPRPPVVTIMGHVDHGKTTLLDHLRHTHVTAGEAGGITQHIGAYQVRLQDKLITFLDTPGHAAFTNMRARGADITDIVVLVVAADDGVMPQTIEAINHAKAANDPIIVAVNKIDKPGANPQHVTEQLMEYDLIPEDYGGDTIFVNISAKQGTNIDQLLEMINLEADVLELKANPDQKAVGTVIEAKLDKGRGPVASLLVQQGTLHVGDPVVVGNTFGRVRTMTNDHGKEVKKALPSQPVEITGLNDVPESADKFVVFDDEKTARAAGEERASRALQKERQNTNPVTLDNLFETMKEGELKTVDIIIKADVQGSAEAIAGSLKKIDVEGVRVNIIHQAVGAITESDVNLASASNAIIIGFNVRPTAQARTQAKEENVDIRLHRVIYQAIDEVTAAMKGMLEPVYEEKVTGNLTVRETYNVSKIGTIAGCIVNSGSITCDSGVRLIRDGIVVYEGKLASLKRFKDDVKEVKSGFECGVTIENYNDIKIGDEIEAYVMEEVPVK; this is encoded by the coding sequence ATGGCCAAAAAAAGAATCTATACTATTGCGAAAGAAAATAGTGTCGAGAATCAAGCTGTATTAGATGTTGCCGCTAAATTAGGTCTAGATGTTAAGAACCATATGGCATCTGTTGACGAAAGTACTGAAAAGAAGATTGTTGCTTCACTCAAAGGTGGAAAGCCCGCTGCTAAACCTGCAAATGCAAATAAACCAGCCGCTAAGCCTGCACAAGCAAAACCTCAACCAAAAGCTCAAGCTAAGCCTGAAACAAAGCATGTTTCAAACGCCAAGCCTGAATCTAAGGAAAAGACAGGTTCTGCTGATGGTAGTCACAAGACTAAGATTAAGATTACTGCTGTAAGAAGAGATCCTGGCAAGAATAACCGTGGACACTTTGAACACAATAATCACAATAACAATAATCAAAGTCATAACAACAACAATCACAACGGAAATGCAAATAATCGTCCAACGAATAATGCACGTCCAAATAGTAACAACAGTAATAACAGACCTAATAATAATCAAAACCGTTCAAACAATAACGGCTCGAACAATAATAACAGCAATAACAACAGACCAAACAACAATAGAAGTTTCCAATCACGTGACCGTCGTAACAACAATGTTAGACGTGATCAAACTACGTCACAAGCTCCAAGACCTAGACAAAGTGCCGGAAACAAATATCTAGATAAGTACAAGACAAACATCCAAGATGCTAGTCGTGTAACTAACCGTCCTTCAACAAATAGACGTAATAATAACACGAACGGAAGCAATAACCGTTCAAACAATAACCGTCCTAATAATCGTCCAAACGATAACAGACGTAACAACAATAACAATTCAAGGCCTAATACAAATAATACGGCTGCAAAGGCAACTACAACCGCTAAAGCTACTCCAACTAAAAAGGTAGAAGTTCCAAAGGCAGAATACAAGAAGCCAGCAGCAACACCAAACCGTAACTTTGGTCACAAGACGAATCTCGCAAATCCATTCGGTTCTCGTAAGAAGAAGAAGGAAAGAAAGAGACAACAACGTCAACGTAGCAATGAACCAAAGAAGGTTATGCCAGCTAGAAAAGAACGTCCATTACCAGAAACACTTGTTTATACAGTTGGTATGAATGCTCAAGACTTAGGTAAGATTTTGCATCGTGAACCAGCTGAAATCGTTAAGAAACTATTTATGCTTGGTATCATGATCAACCAAAACCAATCTCTCGATAAGGATACTATCGAACTTTTGGCAACTGATTACGGTATTGAATCAGATGAGAAGATTGAAGAAGATATCGCTGATATTGATCAATACTTTGAAGCTGAAACTAAGAATCAAGAGAATCTTATTCCTAGACCTCCAGTTGTTACTATCATGGGACACGTTGATCATGGTAAAACTACATTACTAGATCATTTGAGACATACACACGTTACAGCTGGTGAAGCTGGTGGTATTACTCAACATATCGGTGCTTATCAAGTAAGACTTCAAGATAAGTTAATTACATTCTTGGATACTCCAGGACATGCTGCATTTACAAACATGCGTGCTCGTGGTGCTGATATTACCGATATCGTTGTCCTAGTTGTTGCGGCTGACGATGGTGTTATGCCACAGACTATTGAAGCTATCAACCACGCCAAAGCTGCAAATGATCCTATTATCGTTGCTGTTAATAAGATTGATAAGCCAGGTGCAAATCCACAACATGTTACAGAACAATTGATGGAATATGATTTAATTCCAGAAGATTATGGTGGAGATACAATCTTTGTTAATATTTCTGCTAAACAAGGTACAAACATTGACCAATTACTAGAAATGATCAACCTTGAAGCTGATGTTTTGGAATTGAAAGCTAACCCTGATCAAAAAGCTGTTGGTACTGTTATCGAAGCTAAGTTGGATAAGGGACGTGGACCTGTTGCTTCACTATTAGTACAACAAGGAACTCTACATGTTGGAGATCCAGTTGTTGTAGGTAATACATTTGGTCGTGTCAGAACTATGACAAATGACCATGGTAAAGAAGTTAAAAAGGCTTTACCATCACAACCAGTCGAAATTACAGGTTTGAATGATGTTCCTGAATCAGCTGATAAGTTCGTTGTCTTTGATGATGAAAAGACAGCTCGTGCAGCTGGTGAAGAACGTGCTAGTCGTGCTCTTCAAAAAGAACGTCAAAACACAAATCCTGTTACATTAGATAACTTGTTTGAAACAATGAAAGAAGGGGAACTTAAGACTGTCGACATTATTATTAAAGCCGATGTTCAAGGTTCTGCTGAAGCCATTGCCGGAAGTTTGAAGAAGATTGATGTTGAAGGTGTTAGAGTTAACATCATTCATCAAGCTGTAGGTGCCATTACTGAAAGTGATGTTAACTTGGCTTCTGCTTCAAACGCAATCATTATTGGATTTAACGTTCGTCCTACAGCTCAAGCTAGAACTCAAGCTAAGGAAGAAAACGTTGATATCAGATTGCATCGAGTTATCTATCAAGCAATTGACGAAGTTACAGCTGCTATGAAGGGTATGCTTGAACCTGTTTACGAAGAAAAAGTTACTGGTAATCTTACAGTTCGTGAAACATACAATGTTTCTAAGATTGGTACAATTGCCGGATGTATCGTGAATAGTGGTAGTATCACATGTGATAGTGGTGTAAGACTTATCAGAGATGGTATTGTTGTCTATGAAGGCAAACTTGCTTCACTTAAACGATTCAAAGATGACGTTAAAGAAGTTAAGTCAGGCTTTGAGTGTGGTGTAACAATCGAAAATTACAACGACATCAAGATTGGCGACGAAATCGAAGCCTATGTGATGGAAGAAGTTCCTGTCAAATAG